A DNA window from Canis lupus familiaris isolate Mischka breed German Shepherd chromosome 10, alternate assembly UU_Cfam_GSD_1.0, whole genome shotgun sequence contains the following coding sequences:
- the LOC106559375 gene encoding 60S ribosomal protein L17-like, translated as MVRYSLDPENPTKSCKSRGSNLRVHFKNTRETAQAIKGMHIRKATKYLKDVTLQKQCVPFRRYNGGVGRCAQAKQWGWTQGRWPKKSAEFLLHMLKDAESNAELKGLDVDSLVIEHIQVNKAPKMRRRTYRAYGRINPYMSSPCHIEMILTEKEEIVPKPEEEVAQKKKISQKKLKKQKLMARE; from the coding sequence ATGGTTCGCTACTCGCtggacccagaaaaccctacaaaatcatgcaagtcgagaggttcaaatcttcgtgttcactttaagaacacacgtgaaactgcccaggccatcaagggtatgcatattcgaaaagccaccaagtatctgaaagatgtcactttgcagaagcagtgTGTGCCATTCCGTCGCTACAATGGTGGAGTTGGTAGGTGTGCGcaggccaaacagtggggctggacacagggtcggtggcccaagaagagtgctgaatttttactgcacATGCTTAAAGATGCGGagagtaatgctgaacttaagggtttagatgtagattctctggtcattgagcacatccaggtgaaTAAAGCCCCCAAGATGCGACGTAGAACCTACAGGGCTTATGGCCGGATTAATCCATACAtgagctctccctgccacattgagatgattcttactgaaaaagaggagattgttcctaaaccagaagaggaggttgcacagaagaaaaagatatcccagaagaaactgaagaaacaaaaacttatggcccgggagtaa